From Halorubrum salinarum, the proteins below share one genomic window:
- the mre11 gene encoding DNA double-strand break repair protein Mre11, with translation MTRVIHTGDTHVGYSQYHSPVRRQDFLDAFEAVVDDAVDDGVDAVVHAGDLFHDRRPELGDLMGTISVLRRLDDAGIPFLAVVGNHESTRGGQWLDLFERLGLATRLGDEPVVVGDTAFYGLDHVPVSRRDDLDYAFAGHDAEYAALVAHGLFEPFGYADWDTETVLTESDVDFDAMLLGDNHTPDTARVADTWVTYPGSTERASASEREGRGYNVVVFDADAAGGDDRVEIRRRALDTRPFVFVSVELREGEGESRVRERVREHDLAEAVVHVEVTGEGDPVTPAAVEEFATDEGALIARVTDRREVDADGEVDVSFADPEDAVRDRLDEMSLSTAARDVESAVREDTVPDANVRETVKRRVEKRLDGDGDLGAFEAVEPDAETADDDDGGEPAAESDDAEDGAPDNDESDDAEDGAPDNDESDDAEDGAPDNDEPDGDEPEPDESDADPAEATDADAASPDGQVSMEDYL, from the coding sequence ATGACACGGGTGATCCACACCGGCGACACCCACGTCGGGTACTCGCAGTACCACTCGCCGGTCCGACGCCAGGACTTCCTCGACGCGTTCGAGGCCGTGGTCGACGACGCGGTCGACGACGGCGTCGACGCCGTCGTCCACGCGGGCGACCTCTTCCACGACCGCCGGCCCGAACTCGGCGACCTGATGGGGACCATCTCCGTCCTCCGCCGGCTCGACGACGCGGGGATCCCGTTCCTCGCGGTCGTCGGCAACCACGAGTCGACGCGGGGCGGCCAGTGGCTCGACCTCTTCGAGCGCCTCGGCCTCGCGACCCGGCTCGGCGACGAGCCGGTCGTCGTGGGCGACACCGCCTTCTACGGTCTCGATCACGTCCCCGTCTCGCGGCGCGACGACCTCGACTACGCGTTCGCCGGCCACGACGCCGAGTACGCGGCGCTGGTCGCGCACGGCCTCTTCGAGCCGTTCGGCTACGCCGACTGGGACACGGAGACCGTGCTGACCGAGAGCGACGTCGACTTCGACGCGATGCTCCTCGGCGACAACCACACGCCCGACACCGCGCGGGTCGCCGACACGTGGGTGACGTACCCGGGCTCGACCGAGCGCGCGAGCGCCAGCGAGCGCGAGGGGCGCGGCTACAACGTCGTCGTCTTCGACGCCGACGCGGCCGGCGGCGACGACCGGGTCGAGATCCGGCGCCGCGCGCTCGACACCCGCCCGTTCGTCTTCGTCTCCGTCGAACTGCGCGAGGGCGAGGGCGAGTCGCGGGTCCGCGAGCGCGTGCGGGAGCACGACCTCGCCGAGGCGGTCGTCCACGTCGAGGTCACCGGGGAGGGCGACCCGGTGACGCCCGCGGCCGTCGAGGAGTTCGCGACCGACGAGGGCGCGCTCATCGCCCGCGTCACGGACCGCCGCGAGGTCGACGCCGACGGCGAGGTGGACGTGAGCTTCGCCGACCCGGAGGACGCCGTCCGCGACCGCCTCGACGAGATGTCGCTGTCGACCGCCGCGCGCGACGTGGAAAGCGCGGTCCGCGAGGACACCGTCCCGGACGCGAACGTCCGCGAGACGGTGAAGCGGCGGGTCGAGAAGCGGCTCGACGGCGACGGGGACCTCGGCGCGTTCGAGGCCGTAGAGCCCGACGCCGAGACCGCCGATGACGACGACGGCGGCGAACCGGCTGCCGAATCGGACGACGCCGAGGATGGCGCACCGGACAACGACGAATCGGACGACGCCGAGGATGGCGCACCGGACAACGACGAATCGGACGACGCCGAGGATGGCGCACCGGACAACGACGAACCGGACGGCGACGAACCCGAGCCCGATGAGTCCGACGCCGACCCCGCCGAGGCGACGGACGCCGACGCGGCGTCGCCGGACGGCCAGGTCTCCATGGAGGACTACCTGTGA
- the rad50 gene encoding DNA double-strand break repair ATPase Rad50, whose amino-acid sequence MKFDRVRLANFKPYGDADLRLTEGVTVIHGLNGSGKSSLLEACFFALYGSKALDGTLDDVITNGEEETEVELWFTHDGVSYRVERRLKSYDGRIDHQCTLESTDGSDVTRDGARAVREFVTELLRMDAEAFVNCAYVRQGEVNKLINATPWERQDTIDDLLQLGKLEEYRERAGDARLGVEDVLENRRGRLDQLDEQIAAKEDRDLHARLNELEGELGEVTDDINRYETQRDQAKETRDAAAETLSTHAEKREKLEAVESEIDEIEAAIREAERERDDHRDAIRETRERIDEIESEIDGRLDDAGLDAATEEAIADRRAALDEREATVREDLDDERVNAEGLRNQATNLAGKADDRTERAAEIEAEADDLADEAEATAAEADEAESSVADLREEAEELRERFAAADADVDCDGVAEERDALRDERGEVRERIAELSAELKNARERVAEAEELLAAGKCPECGQPVEDSPHASGIDEDRERVAELEAELADARDREGDLDDRIAELDGLASAADRLDEIDERVETLEARVEEKREAADRKRETAEEKRERAAELRDAAEETREVAAQKREEAEAAAARVEELESEITEIDDAREAVTAVEERLSAVADAEDEIERRREKRENLEEVNDERRDRLTDKRERRDELADAVDEAAVETARERKQEAERYLERVAEELDRLGERREELQNAIGGVKGELRELEELREEREALGERVAALEGLHEETSELESMYGDLRAELRQRNVAELERTLNETFELVYGNDAYSHIELDGEYVLTVYQKDGEPLDPEQLSGGERALFNLSLRCAIYRLLSEGIEGAAPTPPLILDEPTVFLDSGHVSRLVRLVEEMRGFGVRQIVIVSHDDELVGAADELVTVEKDPRSNRSTVRREDAADIEAASLADD is encoded by the coding sequence GTGAAGTTCGACCGCGTCCGCCTCGCGAACTTCAAGCCCTACGGCGACGCCGACCTGCGGCTGACCGAGGGGGTCACCGTCATCCACGGGCTCAACGGCAGCGGGAAGTCGTCGCTCCTGGAGGCCTGCTTCTTCGCGCTGTACGGCTCCAAGGCGCTCGACGGGACCCTCGATGACGTGATCACGAACGGCGAGGAGGAGACGGAGGTGGAGCTGTGGTTCACCCACGACGGCGTCTCCTACCGGGTCGAGCGGCGGCTCAAGTCCTACGACGGCCGGATCGACCACCAGTGTACGCTCGAGTCGACCGACGGGAGCGACGTGACCCGCGACGGCGCCCGCGCAGTCCGCGAGTTCGTCACGGAGCTGCTGCGGATGGACGCCGAGGCCTTCGTCAACTGCGCGTACGTCCGGCAGGGCGAGGTGAACAAGCTGATCAACGCCACCCCGTGGGAGCGGCAGGACACGATCGACGACCTGCTCCAGCTCGGGAAGTTAGAGGAGTACCGCGAGCGCGCCGGCGACGCCAGGCTCGGCGTCGAGGACGTGCTGGAGAACCGGCGCGGGCGGCTCGACCAGCTCGACGAGCAGATCGCCGCGAAGGAGGACCGCGACCTCCACGCGCGGCTCAACGAGCTGGAGGGCGAACTGGGCGAGGTCACCGACGACATTAACCGGTACGAGACGCAGCGGGACCAGGCGAAGGAGACGCGCGACGCGGCCGCCGAGACGCTGTCGACGCACGCGGAGAAGCGAGAGAAGCTGGAGGCGGTCGAGTCGGAGATCGACGAGATCGAGGCCGCGATCCGCGAGGCCGAGCGCGAGCGCGACGACCACCGCGACGCGATCCGCGAGACGCGCGAGCGGATCGACGAGATCGAGTCGGAGATCGACGGGCGGCTCGACGACGCCGGCCTCGACGCGGCCACCGAGGAGGCGATCGCCGACCGCCGCGCGGCGCTCGACGAGCGGGAGGCGACGGTCCGCGAGGATCTCGACGACGAGCGGGTGAACGCCGAGGGGCTCCGCAATCAGGCGACGAACCTCGCCGGGAAGGCCGACGACCGGACCGAGCGCGCCGCAGAGATCGAGGCCGAGGCCGACGACCTCGCCGACGAGGCCGAGGCGACGGCGGCGGAGGCCGACGAGGCCGAGTCGTCGGTCGCGGACCTCCGCGAGGAAGCCGAGGAGCTGCGCGAGCGGTTCGCGGCCGCGGACGCCGACGTCGACTGTGACGGCGTCGCCGAGGAGCGGGACGCGCTGCGCGACGAGCGCGGCGAGGTCCGCGAGCGGATCGCCGAGCTGTCGGCGGAGCTGAAGAACGCCCGCGAGCGCGTCGCGGAGGCCGAGGAGCTGCTCGCGGCGGGGAAGTGTCCGGAGTGCGGCCAGCCGGTCGAGGACTCGCCGCACGCCAGCGGGATCGACGAGGACCGCGAGCGCGTCGCGGAGCTGGAGGCCGAGCTCGCGGACGCCCGCGACCGCGAGGGTGACTTAGACGACCGGATCGCGGAGCTCGACGGGCTCGCGAGCGCGGCCGACCGGCTCGACGAGATCGACGAGCGGGTCGAGACGCTCGAAGCGCGCGTCGAGGAGAAGCGCGAGGCGGCGGACCGGAAGCGGGAGACGGCCGAGGAGAAGCGCGAGCGCGCCGCCGAACTCAGAGACGCGGCCGAGGAGACGCGCGAGGTCGCGGCCCAGAAGCGCGAGGAGGCGGAGGCGGCCGCGGCGCGCGTCGAGGAGCTCGAGTCCGAGATCACGGAGATCGACGACGCCCGCGAGGCGGTGACGGCGGTCGAGGAGCGCCTGTCCGCCGTCGCGGACGCGGAGGACGAGATCGAGCGCCGGCGCGAGAAGCGGGAGAACCTCGAAGAGGTGAACGACGAGCGGCGCGACCGGCTCACCGACAAGCGCGAGCGGCGCGACGAGCTCGCGGACGCCGTCGACGAGGCCGCGGTCGAGACGGCGAGGGAACGGAAACAGGAGGCCGAGCGGTACCTCGAACGGGTCGCCGAGGAGCTCGACCGCCTCGGCGAGCGCCGCGAGGAACTCCAGAACGCGATCGGCGGGGTGAAAGGCGAGCTCCGCGAGCTCGAGGAGCTCCGCGAGGAGCGCGAGGCGCTCGGCGAGCGGGTGGCCGCGCTGGAGGGCCTCCACGAGGAGACGAGCGAGCTGGAGTCGATGTACGGCGACCTGCGCGCGGAGCTCCGCCAGCGCAACGTGGCCGAGCTGGAGCGCACCCTCAACGAGACGTTCGAGCTCGTCTACGGCAACGACGCCTACTCGCACATCGAGCTCGACGGCGAGTACGTCCTCACCGTCTACCAGAAGGACGGCGAGCCGCTCGACCCCGAGCAGCTCTCCGGCGGCGAGCGCGCCCTGTTCAACCTCTCGCTGCGCTGCGCCATCTACCGGCTGCTCTCGGAGGGGATCGAGGGGGCGGCGCCGACCCCGCCGCTCATCCTCGACGAGCCGACGGTGTTCCTCGACTCCGGCCACGTCTCCCGGCTCGTCCGGCTCGTCGAGGAGATGCGCGGCTTCGGCGTGCGCCAGATCGTCATCGTGAGCCACGACGACGAGCTGGTGGGCGCGGCCGACGAGCTGGTCACCGTCGAGAAGGACCCGCGCTCGAACCGCTCGACCGTCCGGCGGGAGGACGCGGCGGACATCGAGGCGGCGTCGCTCGCCGACGACTGA
- a CDS encoding DHH family phosphoesterase: MRAMSAVGDRFSQAATMARENPELAVAAALVVLIAVGVGLIVLRSRRTAGVKFRRLLAAEDEITVLMHPNPDPDAMSAAVGVASLADQVDVDATVQYPGQIRHQENRAFRTVLDLELEPIEHVSDLAAESVVLVDHNEPRGFAGADGVLPMAVVDHHPGDGAGELFTDVRTDYGATASVVAEYFRDNDAVPVPPDKHASETSSDLTLSTDTATGLLYGILADTKHLTVGASEPDFAAAAYLYPGVDQDRLDRIANPAVDAEVLEVKARAIAGRRIEGSFAVADVGGVNNVDAIPQAADELIQLEGVSAVVVIGERDETVHLSGRSRDDRVHMGNAIAAVLDDVDNGNGGGHSRMGGGTIEPEVDPTGEGEPETVDRDALADGLFRAMAGDV; the protein is encoded by the coding sequence ATGCGAGCGATGAGCGCGGTCGGCGACCGGTTTTCGCAGGCGGCGACCATGGCTCGGGAGAACCCCGAACTCGCCGTCGCCGCGGCGCTCGTCGTCCTGATCGCGGTCGGCGTTGGCCTGATCGTGCTCCGGTCCCGGCGGACGGCCGGGGTGAAGTTCCGCCGACTGCTGGCCGCCGAAGACGAGATCACGGTGTTGATGCACCCGAACCCGGACCCCGACGCGATGTCGGCCGCGGTCGGGGTCGCCTCGCTCGCCGACCAGGTGGACGTCGACGCCACCGTCCAGTACCCCGGTCAGATCCGCCACCAGGAGAACCGGGCGTTCCGGACCGTCCTCGACCTCGAACTGGAGCCGATCGAGCACGTGAGCGACCTCGCGGCGGAGTCGGTCGTCCTGGTCGACCACAACGAGCCGCGGGGGTTCGCCGGGGCCGACGGCGTGTTGCCGATGGCGGTCGTCGACCACCATCCCGGGGACGGCGCCGGCGAGCTGTTCACCGACGTGCGGACGGACTACGGCGCGACCGCGTCGGTCGTCGCCGAGTACTTCCGGGACAACGACGCGGTCCCCGTCCCGCCGGACAAGCACGCGAGCGAGACGTCGAGCGACCTCACGCTGTCGACGGACACGGCGACGGGCCTGCTGTACGGGATCTTGGCGGACACGAAACACCTCACCGTCGGCGCCAGCGAGCCCGACTTCGCGGCGGCCGCCTACCTCTACCCCGGCGTCGACCAGGACCGGCTCGACCGCATCGCGAACCCCGCGGTCGACGCGGAGGTGCTGGAGGTGAAGGCCCGGGCGATCGCGGGGCGTCGGATCGAGGGGTCGTTCGCGGTCGCCGACGTCGGCGGCGTGAACAACGTCGACGCGATCCCGCAGGCCGCGGACGAGTTGATCCAGCTGGAGGGAGTCAGCGCCGTCGTGGTGATCGGCGAGCGCGACGAGACCGTCCACCTCTCGGGACGGTCGCGCGACGACCGGGTCCACATGGGCAACGCGATAGCGGCGGTGTTAGACGACGTGGACAACGGGAACGGCGGCGGGCACTCCCGGATGGGCGGCGGGACGATCGAACCGGAGGTCGACCCCACCGGAGAGGGGGAACCGGAGACCGTCGACCGCGACGCGCTCGCCGACGGGCTGTTCCGCGCGATGGCGGGCGACGTGTGA
- the pan1 gene encoding proteasome-activating nucleotidase Pan1 codes for MSDTVDDVDMPYDEGAASKQEKIDSLQERLDVLESQNEEMRDKLLDANAENNKYQQKLERLTHENKKLKQSPLFVATVQEITPDGAVIKQHGNNQEALTEITDEMREKLDPDDRVAVNNSLSVVKKLEKETDVRARVMQVEHSPDVTYADIGGLEDQMQEVRETVEMPLEHPDMFEDVGITPPSGVLLYGPPGTGKTMLAKAVANETDATFIKMAGSELVHKFIGEGAKLVRDLFEVARENQPAVLFIDEIDAIASKRTDSKTSGDAEVQRTMMQLLSEMDGFDERGEVRIIAATNRFDMLDPAILRPGRFDRLIEVPKPETEGREIIFQIHTRNMNLADGVDFAELAELTPDASGADIKAICTEAGMFAIRDDRTEVTLDDFLEAHEKLRQDEETNADDSLAFA; via the coding sequence ATGAGCGACACCGTCGACGACGTCGATATGCCCTACGACGAGGGAGCGGCGTCGAAACAGGAGAAGATCGACTCCTTACAGGAGCGGCTCGACGTCTTAGAGTCCCAGAACGAGGAGATGCGCGACAAGCTCCTCGACGCCAACGCGGAGAACAACAAGTACCAGCAGAAGCTCGAACGGCTCACCCACGAGAACAAGAAGCTGAAGCAGTCCCCGCTGTTCGTGGCGACGGTCCAGGAGATCACGCCCGACGGCGCCGTGATCAAACAGCACGGCAACAACCAGGAGGCGCTCACCGAGATCACCGACGAGATGCGCGAGAAGCTCGACCCCGACGACCGCGTCGCGGTCAACAACTCGCTGTCGGTGGTCAAGAAGTTAGAGAAGGAGACCGATGTCCGCGCCCGCGTCATGCAGGTCGAGCACTCGCCGGACGTCACCTACGCCGACATCGGCGGGCTCGAAGACCAGATGCAGGAGGTCCGCGAGACCGTCGAGATGCCGCTCGAACACCCCGACATGTTCGAGGACGTGGGCATCACGCCCCCGAGCGGCGTCCTGCTGTACGGGCCGCCCGGAACGGGCAAGACGATGCTCGCGAAGGCCGTCGCCAACGAGACGGACGCGACGTTCATCAAGATGGCCGGCTCCGAGCTGGTCCACAAGTTCATCGGCGAGGGCGCGAAGCTGGTCCGGGACCTGTTCGAGGTCGCCCGCGAGAACCAGCCCGCCGTCCTGTTCATCGACGAGATCGACGCCATCGCCTCGAAGCGGACGGACTCGAAGACCTCGGGCGACGCCGAGGTCCAGCGCACGATGATGCAGCTGCTCTCCGAGATGGACGGCTTCGACGAGCGCGGTGAGGTCCGGATCATCGCCGCGACCAACCGCTTCGACATGCTCGACCCCGCGATCCTCCGCCCCGGCCGCTTCGACCGCCTCATCGAGGTGCCCAAGCCGGAGACCGAGGGCCGCGAGATCATCTTCCAGATCCACACCCGCAACATGAACCTCGCCGACGGCGTCGACTTCGCCGAGCTCGCCGAGCTGACCCCCGACGCGTCCGGCGCCGACATCAAGGCGATCTGTACGGAGGCCGGGATGTTCGCCATCCGCGACGACCGCACGGAGGTCACGCTCGACGACTTCCTCGAGGCCCACGAGAAGCTCCGTCAGGACGAGGAGACGAACGCCGACGACTCGCTGGCGTTCGCCTGA
- a CDS encoding MarR family transcriptional regulator, whose amino-acid sequence MSTTDAVTADDAAADRWAAVRDLPPSAKLVAKVLDYNDTLTQSELAEETLLPPRTVRYALSRLEEEGVVDSRFSFTDARKRLYSLAV is encoded by the coding sequence ATGAGCACGACCGATGCCGTCACCGCCGACGACGCGGCCGCGGACCGCTGGGCGGCCGTACGCGACCTGCCGCCGAGCGCGAAGCTCGTCGCGAAGGTGTTAGACTACAACGACACGCTGACCCAGAGCGAGCTGGCCGAGGAGACGCTGCTCCCGCCCCGGACCGTCCGCTACGCCCTGTCGCGGCTCGAAGAGGAGGGCGTCGTCGACTCCCGGTTCTCCTTCACCGACGCGCGCAAACGGCTGTACTCGTTGGCGGTCTGA